A single region of the Micropterus dolomieu isolate WLL.071019.BEF.003 ecotype Adirondacks linkage group LG18, ASM2129224v1, whole genome shotgun sequence genome encodes:
- the LOC123987092 gene encoding transcription initiation factor TFIID subunit 4-like produces MDVSTASTDSTGQDPGKPLAVSSGVTSLPIQQGKLGSHSVQTFNGSQTMNFHNSGSAAALGGTTVTSGTGDSSSTAVSVTAANSGTVMSKGLASAIMPPSSNSVIQTPLMISQSVVASAQPVSQTAGPTVTLVRPPMQTAGSGATLNGNNNASPAVAANTGQTSIVVQPTHVNNSQPSSAGSHIIKAEPPTTIIQTAPQSAVTPGAVSAPRITATGAAGPAGIRALTPQMLAPRLSQTSPGQPSIHNIQLPPGMVLVRSESGQLLMIPQQALAQMQAQAQGGMPPRTATPTNVPPGQAPGNTIISRQVAPSTIIRQGCPAPTSLAATTALHRPPILQVTLPAFVT; encoded by the exons ATGGATGTATCTACGGCCAGCACGGACTCCACGGGACAAGACCCTGGCAAACCACTTGCTGTTAGTAGCGGTGTAACTTCTCTCCCTATTCAACAGGGGAAACTAGGCTCACACTCGGTGCAGACTTTCAATGGGAGCCAAACTATGAACTTTCACAATTCAGGAAGCGCTGCCGCTCTCGGGGGGACGACAGTGACGAGCGGTACtggtgacagcagcagcacgGCGGTATCTGTCACAGCAGCCAACAGCGGAACAGTGATGTCAAAAGGGCTAGCCAGTGCGATAATGCCCCCCTCGTCAAACAGTGTAATTCAGACGCCTCTCATGATCTCGCAGAGTGTTGTCGCTTCAGCTCAGCCTGTCAGCCAGACAGCCGGACCTACTGTGACTCTCGTCAGGCCGCCTATGCAAACCGCGGGGTCGGGTGCAACTTTGAATGGGAACAATAATGCGAGCCCTGCTGTTGCTGCCAATACAGGTCAGACAAGTATCGTCGTACAGCCCACGCATGTAAACAATAGCCAGCCGTCCAGCGCAGGTTCGCACATAATCAAGGCAGAGCCACCCACAACAATAATACAGACGGCTCCGCAGTCTGCTGTCACTCCCGGCGCCGTCAGCGCTCCCCGGATTACGGCAACGGGAGCAGCCGGTCCAGCCGGGATCCGAGCCCTGACGCCTCAGATGTTGGCCCCAAGGCTCTCACAGACCTCCCCGGGACAGCCCAGTATACATAACATCCAGCTCCCCCCGG GGATGGTGCTTGTACGCAGTGAGAGTGGACAGCTGCTGATGATTCCTCAGCAGGCTCTGGCCCAGATGCAGGCCCAGGCACAGGGAGGCATGCCACCTCGGACTGCTACACCAACAAACGTGCCTCCTGGCCAG GCTCCAGGAAACACCATCATCAGCAGACAAGTGGCTCCCAGCACCATCATCCGTCAGGGCTGTCCAGCCCCGACATCACTCGCTGCCACCACCGCTCTTCACAGACCTCCTATCCTTCAGGTAACCCTGCCTGCTTTCGTCacataa